One window of the Candidatus Zixiibacteriota bacterium genome contains the following:
- a CDS encoding hypothetical protein (Evidence 5 : Unknown function), whose protein sequence is MKILYLTFALLTALPDFGGNNPKSPLTVTYVANEGFIIECGGKKIAIDALFGSGKSDEYQMPTDSIITLMKQALPPFDGLDLIAVTHYHGDHFAPELVVSCLRHNPDAILVCSPQVAEKLAGLEAFSEISNQIKIVDAPVDSIVNLRINGINISALPGKHGPYYETDEATGVKMDRHKDVQHLEFLITTSGRTIFHSGDAPLNDMTRYSRPGFANHNVDLALVQWFVPRKAISFRENLVRQTLNPGKIILMHLRPGQNFSGPENQKACADRNIIVPERMLEQCIIP, encoded by the coding sequence ATGAAAATATTGTATTTGACATTTGCGCTCCTGACGGCGCTACCTGACTTTGGAGGGAATAATCCGAAGTCTCCCCTGACCGTGACCTATGTCGCCAACGAAGGTTTCATAATTGAATGCGGCGGCAAAAAGATTGCTATCGATGCCCTTTTCGGCTCCGGGAAATCCGATGAATATCAGATGCCGACCGACAGCATTATCACCCTGATGAAACAGGCTCTTCCCCCATTCGATGGCCTAGACCTGATTGCCGTGACCCATTATCACGGCGATCATTTCGCACCGGAATTGGTCGTTTCATGCTTGCGGCATAATCCCGACGCCATCCTGGTCTGCTCACCTCAAGTCGCGGAAAAACTGGCGGGCCTTGAAGCATTCTCCGAAATCAGCAACCAAATTAAAATAGTTGATGCTCCGGTCGATTCGATAGTGAATCTAAGAATAAACGGCATAAATATTTCGGCCCTGCCGGGGAAACATGGCCCGTATTATGAAACCGATGAAGCAACCGGGGTAAAGATGGATCGTCACAAAGATGTCCAGCATCTGGAGTTTCTGATTACCACAAGCGGACGGACTATTTTTCACAGCGGCGATGCCCCGTTGAATGATATGACACGCTATTCCCGACCGGGATTCGCCAATCATAATGTTGATTTGGCTCTGGTACAATGGTTCGTACCGCGGAAGGCGATAAGTTTTCGGGAAAATCTGGTACGGCAGACATTAAATCCCGGAAAAATTATTCTGATGCATCTTCGTCCCGGTCAGAATTTTTCCGGACCGGAGAATCAAAAAGCCTGCGCCGACAGGAATATTATTGTTCCCGAACGGATGCTGGAGCAATGCATTATCCCGTAA
- a CDS encoding conserved hypothetical protein (Evidence 4 : Unknown function but conserved in other organisms), with the protein MTDDEKYQERLQELLPMIRTIQAAVEVVGREKAREIAAAAFGKYAYDRFVRPYDTVPMEERWAEYRESIINGADKITYELEDYDDNKVAILYHQCTFLNIFRDFGLADFVPLYCKTDFTSCKQIHPGIELSRTQTLAEGAPYCNHCWRFKAK; encoded by the coding sequence ATGACAGATGACGAGAAATACCAGGAACGTCTGCAGGAACTGCTTCCGATGATTCGGACCATCCAGGCGGCCGTCGAGGTTGTCGGGCGGGAGAAGGCGCGGGAGATCGCCGCGGCGGCCTTCGGAAAATATGCCTATGATCGCTTTGTCCGGCCGTACGATACCGTACCGATGGAGGAGCGCTGGGCGGAGTATCGCGAATCGATAATCAACGGCGCCGACAAAATCACCTATGAACTCGAAGATTATGACGATAACAAAGTGGCAATATTGTACCATCAATGTACTTTCCTCAATATTTTCCGGGATTTCGGGCTGGCCGACTTCGTGCCGTTGTACTGCAAGACCGATTTCACATCCTGTAAGCAGATTCACCCGGGGATTGAATTGTCGCGCACGCAGACGCTCGCCGAGGGTGCACCGTACTGCAATCACTGCTGGCGGTTCAAAGCTAAATAA
- the def gene encoding peptide deformylase (Evidence 2a : Function from experimental evidences in other organisms; PubMedId : 10200158, 1624424, 7896716, 8112305, 8432722, 8845003, 9374869, 9565550, 9610360, 9665852, 9846875; Product type e : enzyme) gives MAVRPIVLYGDPVLREKAKPVEKIDQAVKNLVADMTATLKNAKGLGLAAPQVGEPVRIFILDLSAVDLTESVRVFINPEIMETSGEVVLEEGCLSFPGIYQKINRPERVKMKATGLDGKSFTVYAGGMLARAMLHEFDHLEGKLFIDYFSPVSRALLKGKLKRLAAAL, from the coding sequence GTGGCGGTACGACCGATCGTATTATACGGTGACCCGGTCTTGCGGGAAAAGGCCAAGCCGGTCGAAAAAATCGACCAGGCGGTAAAAAATTTGGTGGCCGATATGACGGCCACCCTGAAAAATGCCAAAGGGCTCGGTCTGGCGGCGCCTCAAGTGGGCGAACCGGTCAGAATTTTCATACTGGATCTGTCAGCGGTGGATTTAACCGAGTCGGTTCGGGTGTTTATCAACCCCGAAATCATGGAAACCTCAGGTGAAGTCGTATTGGAGGAAGGTTGCTTGTCCTTTCCGGGTATTTACCAGAAAATAAACCGTCCGGAAAGAGTCAAAATGAAAGCGACCGGTCTTGACGGAAAAAGTTTCACGGTGTATGCCGGGGGTATGTTGGCCCGGGCCATGTTGCACGAATTTGATCATCTTGAGGGAAAATTATTTATCGATTATTTTTCGCCGGTCTCCCGCGCCCTTCTCAAAGGGAAACTCAAAAGACTGGCCGCCGCCCTTTAA
- a CDS encoding Preprotein translocase, YajC subunit: MQTLLLFMANPGAEQGGAGSLIATWGMLIPLFLIMYLLLIRPQRKRQKEHERMLGELKKGDKVVTNGGMFGTIFAINDEKNIIVLKLTEDVKVEFLKSSIAGRVE; this comes from the coding sequence TTGCAGACTCTTCTATTGTTTATGGCCAACCCCGGCGCCGAACAGGGCGGAGCGGGGAGCCTCATTGCCACCTGGGGAATGTTGATCCCGCTGTTTTTGATAATGTATTTATTGCTTATCAGACCCCAGAGAAAACGGCAGAAGGAGCATGAGAGAATGCTCGGTGAATTGAAAAAGGGCGATAAGGTCGTCACGAACGGAGGGATGTTTGGGACGATTTTCGCCATCAACGACGAAAAAAACATCATCGTCTTGAAGCTAACCGAAGATGTTAAAGTGGAATTCCTGAAATCCTCGATAGCGGGTCGAGTGGAATAG
- the nth gene encoding Endonuclease III: protein MKESLTSLKSRAAKIVALLKKAYPDAACSLDFKTPHQLLVSTILSAQCTDERVNAVTPGLFEKYRTPSDFARADLAELEDDIRSTGFFRNKARAIKESSRILTEKYKGKMPKTLKEMTALPGVGRKTASVVLGTAFGIAEGIVVDTHVTRLSRRLGFTREKDAVKIETDLMKIIDGKDWIILSHLMIAHGRAVCRARKPDCGRCPLAKLCPSAGKV from the coding sequence GTGAAAGAATCTCTGACATCATTGAAAAGTCGGGCCGCGAAAATCGTGGCGCTATTGAAAAAAGCGTACCCTGACGCCGCCTGCTCGCTCGATTTCAAAACACCGCACCAACTCCTGGTTTCCACCATTCTTTCGGCGCAATGCACCGACGAACGGGTTAATGCCGTCACGCCGGGATTATTCGAAAAATATCGCACCCCAAGCGATTTTGCGCGCGCCGATTTGGCGGAATTGGAGGATGATATCCGGTCGACCGGTTTCTTCCGTAATAAGGCCAGAGCCATCAAGGAATCTTCCCGGATTCTGACCGAGAAATATAAGGGGAAAATGCCGAAAACCCTGAAGGAGATGACGGCATTGCCGGGGGTGGGGAGAAAAACCGCTTCGGTGGTGCTCGGAACGGCATTTGGAATCGCCGAAGGGATTGTGGTCGATACCCACGTGACAAGACTGTCCAGAAGGCTCGGTTTTACCCGGGAAAAGGATGCGGTCAAAATCGAGACCGATTTGATGAAGATTATCGACGGGAAAGACTGGATAATTCTCTCGCATCTGATGATCGCTCACGGACGGGCGGTCTGCCGGGCGCGTAAACCGGACTGCGGCCGTTGCCCATTGGCGAAATTATGTCCGTCGGCAGGGAAAGTATAA
- a CDS encoding Sporulation protein YtfJ — translation MPNNVSEILQNIVGELKEMARSQSVTGEPIHIGNKIVVPLVKISVGFGAGGAQQEKQGEGPSFGGGGGGGAKVEPAAFIVIDGEKIFLMAAKPGKYDSLIESIPTLIGRLMELKGSKDKEKKPEENSGGNFGG, via the coding sequence ATGCCTAACAATGTCTCGGAAATTCTTCAGAATATTGTCGGTGAACTCAAAGAGATGGCCCGCTCGCAATCGGTCACCGGAGAGCCGATCCATATCGGCAATAAAATTGTCGTGCCGCTGGTTAAAATTTCGGTCGGTTTCGGGGCGGGAGGCGCCCAGCAGGAAAAGCAGGGCGAGGGCCCGAGTTTCGGCGGCGGGGGCGGCGGCGGCGCCAAAGTGGAGCCGGCGGCCTTTATTGTTATCGACGGCGAAAAAATCTTCCTGATGGCGGCCAAACCGGGCAAGTATGATTCGCTTATCGAATCTATCCCGACTCTGATCGGACGGCTGATGGAATTAAAGGGATCGAAAGACAAGGAGAAGAAACCCGAAGAAAACTCCGGCGGCAATTTCGGCGGATAG
- a CDS encoding conserved hypothetical protein (Evidence 4 : Unknown function but conserved in other organisms): protein MINDPNPASLQESPAGVRPKPILRLLLLMAAALLLGLIYSCGKSNKPTAPSQGNNGGGGGNFGGDTISIPARMAALDSVQNKFESLGSFSHDSIAKALLAYIKSRPEFEDAGITNGTTVWGRFKDGRVLIIPNNRDPSYPPDSGTVDTLSTAAMIPGGSNRAGGYQKNYILRKPGAVAAGTAVEIPDNADAFLLRSMGNTCYFNPVPTLKALLGKQHYTILSNGEYSSNGTIANLKAVQNAGIFYFDGHGGEGKLRDSSVLYGLWTADFANDAGEVTYDAMLSAGELCYMIERTVINGTVPACGDLKHYGITPAFVKKYMTFGNNSLVYIDACDSDEPNFQQAFKGKGASMYLGWSGGVSDGFAVGLAYYIFDRLLGTNLISPRENPPQRAFDINSIIDELESRGKTLDPISGANLVKVPLRDHFGILAPSIEFLSITEEETKSYLTLAGIFGSDRGATERNVTLNGQPLNVRYWTQDSILCDLDVSGPQSSGTVQAEVKPQGELVGPDQLQKSNKINISEWNGEIHYSKSGPDSLLADIYMGIHFRGDVHPFREKPHQNPYVTEYLFQNGLADSGGYAKFSGAHTFPPSGSCTMSLVLSDSFNIGNAWQYTQLGSFTYNGAIDMIHDQLQLNLSFTAGDSVGHLVYGGGNGCPSGQYEFDTQIGGDTCIYDEFTTDYQDFLMPIDPATYNVVKGQRQCQASSMYYLYMFDDMKATAKIEWDTLKVKYPPLPNEGH, encoded by the coding sequence ATGATCAATGATCCAAACCCGGCTTCCCTCCAGGAATCTCCCGCCGGGGTAAGGCCCAAGCCCATTCTAAGATTGCTACTGTTGATGGCCGCGGCGCTCTTGCTAGGGCTAATTTACAGTTGTGGCAAGAGCAACAAGCCGACTGCGCCATCGCAAGGCAATAACGGTGGGGGCGGGGGAAATTTTGGTGGCGACACCATCTCCATTCCGGCCCGAATGGCCGCCCTTGATTCGGTGCAGAACAAATTCGAGTCGCTCGGTTCTTTTTCCCATGACTCCATTGCCAAGGCGCTTCTGGCCTACATCAAGTCTCGTCCGGAATTTGAGGATGCCGGTATTACTAATGGCACAACGGTCTGGGGACGGTTCAAAGATGGTCGGGTCCTTATAATTCCCAATAACCGCGACCCGTCTTATCCGCCGGATAGCGGCACGGTGGATACTCTTTCGACGGCGGCCATGATTCCCGGCGGCTCGAATCGAGCCGGCGGTTATCAGAAAAATTACATTTTAAGAAAACCGGGCGCCGTTGCCGCCGGCACCGCGGTGGAAATACCCGACAATGCCGATGCCTTCTTGCTCCGCAGTATGGGAAATACCTGTTATTTTAACCCCGTACCGACGCTTAAGGCCCTTTTGGGAAAGCAGCATTATACCATATTAAGTAATGGTGAATACAGTTCCAACGGGACTATCGCCAATCTGAAAGCTGTTCAGAACGCCGGGATTTTCTATTTTGACGGCCATGGCGGGGAGGGAAAACTCCGCGACAGTTCCGTGCTCTACGGTCTCTGGACGGCCGACTTTGCCAACGACGCCGGCGAAGTTACTTACGATGCTATGTTGTCGGCCGGCGAACTCTGCTATATGATTGAAAGAACAGTCATCAATGGCACCGTTCCGGCCTGCGGAGATCTGAAGCATTATGGCATCACGCCGGCCTTCGTCAAGAAGTATATGACTTTCGGTAATAATAGCCTGGTATATATCGATGCCTGCGACAGTGACGAGCCGAATTTTCAGCAGGCCTTCAAGGGGAAGGGAGCGTCGATGTATCTGGGATGGAGTGGAGGGGTTTCCGACGGATTTGCGGTGGGGCTGGCCTATTATATTTTCGACCGTCTCCTTGGTACCAATTTAATCAGTCCGCGCGAAAATCCGCCCCAGAGGGCGTTCGATATCAACAGCATTATCGATGAATTGGAAAGCCGGGGAAAAACGCTCGACCCTATATCCGGGGCCAATCTCGTCAAAGTCCCTCTTCGAGATCATTTTGGTATCCTGGCACCCAGTATCGAATTTCTCTCCATTACCGAAGAAGAAACAAAATCATACCTGACACTGGCCGGAATTTTCGGCTCCGATCGCGGGGCGACGGAGCGGAATGTGACGCTTAACGGCCAGCCGCTAAATGTCCGCTACTGGACCCAGGATTCGATTCTCTGCGATCTGGATGTGTCCGGACCCCAATCATCTGGGACCGTCCAGGCCGAAGTCAAGCCGCAGGGGGAATTGGTCGGCCCTGACCAACTGCAGAAAAGCAATAAAATCAACATTTCGGAATGGAACGGCGAAATCCATTACTCCAAATCGGGTCCCGATTCGCTTTTGGCCGATATCTACATGGGCATACATTTCCGCGGCGATGTTCATCCGTTCCGGGAGAAACCGCATCAGAATCCCTATGTCACCGAATACCTGTTTCAAAATGGTCTGGCCGACTCCGGAGGGTACGCCAAATTTTCCGGGGCCCATACCTTCCCGCCGTCGGGATCATGCACGATGTCGCTGGTATTGAGTGATTCCTTTAATATCGGCAACGCCTGGCAATATACGCAGTTGGGCAGTTTCACCTATAATGGCGCCATTGACATGATCCACGATCAACTCCAGCTCAATTTGTCGTTCACCGCCGGCGATTCGGTGGGACATCTGGTCTATGGCGGAGGCAATGGCTGTCCCTCGGGGCAATACGAATTCGATACTCAAATCGGCGGCGATACCTGCATCTATGATGAATTTACCACGGACTATCAGGATTTCCTGATGCCGATCGATCCGGCCACCTACAATGTTGTCAAAGGTCAACGGCAGTGTCAGGCCTCTTCAATGTATTATTTGTATATGTTTGACGATATGAAAGCGACCGCGAAAATCGAATGGGACACTCTGAAAGTCAAGTACCCGCCGTTACCAAATGAAGGGCATTGA
- a CDS encoding hypothetical protein (Evidence 5 : Unknown function), whose amino-acid sequence MLRRNFIKATALTVGGFFILRRIPFAKHILPEEKEPVKPYRPVYHLHGHPRSGCASRPELAPFLEKGFAVTPYL is encoded by the coding sequence ATGCTGAGACGGAATTTCATAAAGGCCACAGCGCTGACGGTCGGCGGATTCTTTATCCTGCGAAGAATTCCGTTCGCGAAACATATTCTGCCGGAAGAAAAGGAACCGGTTAAGCCGTATCGCCCGGTTTATCACCTGCACGGTCATCCCCGCTCCGGGTGCGCCTCGCGGCCCGAACTGGCGCCGTTTCTGGAAAAGGGGTTCGCGGTGACCCCGTACCTCTGA
- a CDS encoding hypothetical protein (Evidence 5 : Unknown function), whose product MLISILIIFVAVAALLLAAAVRFGFRYDREVKEIFLSYLLLRAVIDFREMNIRISLAGINIKQLDLKGGEKRAEVKKEKPEAPKKKRKFRRPEFGWSDLNLLKSLIEKFHIKYLALNISGGFSDPYETGKYFGIYTAVSGILPKIMRHINFRPDFTTDILHFDGKGLIYVRPYALIFWILKVVIKKRKSLFGESLYLKKKGASYA is encoded by the coding sequence ATGCTGATCTCCATTTTAATTATATTTGTCGCGGTTGCGGCCCTATTACTGGCGGCCGCAGTACGATTCGGCTTTCGCTATGACCGGGAAGTTAAGGAGATTTTTCTGTCATACCTCCTGCTGAGGGCCGTCATTGACTTCCGTGAAATGAACATTCGGATCTCTCTGGCCGGGATAAATATCAAGCAGCTCGATTTGAAAGGCGGAGAAAAGCGGGCTGAAGTTAAAAAAGAAAAGCCGGAGGCGCCGAAGAAGAAAAGGAAATTCCGCCGGCCCGAATTTGGCTGGAGCGATTTGAATTTATTGAAATCCTTGATAGAAAAATTTCATATCAAATATCTGGCTTTGAATATTTCAGGCGGATTCTCGGATCCCTATGAGACCGGGAAATATTTCGGGATTTATACCGCCGTGTCGGGAATACTTCCAAAGATTATGCGTCATATAAATTTCCGTCCCGATTTTACGACGGACATTCTGCATTTTGATGGCAAGGGGCTGATTTATGTCCGTCCCTATGCCCTGATTTTTTGGATTCTGAAAGTTGTCATAAAGAAACGTAAATCGCTTTTTGGTGAATCATTATATTTGAAAAAGAAAGGAGCCTCGTATGCCTAA
- a CDS encoding putative AraC family transcriptional regulator (Evidence 3 : Putative function from multiple computational evidences): MPVSTCQTCARVMREKNDFPRGNFSSAFCTDCVDAKGTLKPKEVIRANMIRMRVKSRGLNEEEAAEAVDNLMKRLPAWNQMTKQTV; the protein is encoded by the coding sequence ATGCCGGTATCAACCTGCCAGACCTGCGCCCGGGTGATGAGGGAAAAAAACGATTTCCCGCGCGGTAATTTTTCAAGTGCTTTCTGCACAGACTGTGTCGACGCCAAGGGAACACTGAAACCGAAAGAGGTAATCCGGGCCAACATGATCCGGATGAGAGTGAAAAGCCGCGGTCTGAACGAAGAAGAAGCGGCGGAAGCAGTCGACAACTTAATGAAACGTCTTCCCGCCTGGAACCAAATGACCAAACAAACGGTGTAG
- a CDS encoding conserved exported hypothetical protein (Evidence 4 : Unknown function but conserved in other organisms), translated as MTLSHDIKYLAVTAGLLLLAFSAFAQSRDSLIFPDPSHQIAVVIQDTCDDTTLCGRPAPDSDPTARAILEQLQFPYHKSVIAVSQCLRNFSGDTAGPNVLFLSSNEGGYPRTGLILEEGAMKYLYPHLNFVDLVLDQNRLNDGALSIYSHELGHVMMSIVGLDFSFRPDSKQHVSMGITDYATAFMEGWGEHFQRLAYDNVELYHAQFDARFQPGRIFNRLWHSNLDEELRVDNVYANGYIYRKLLPEVDTAEMSLGQLIYLEHTSPIFDPCRLKSGQAMLSCEGVLATLFYRFDTDSLLTNNYRDRDFYNRFLLKPLPDDADPKAVFSPLENVLLKNAYVWNLMKDRVNDSTVPIIEFVKTWGEAFPDEKRKIFSLFLLTTIGKTVNDNVGQIYEQTAYFGMVGDIKKYRELSSQFMTAFSALRDSVLAGQLALDGNLGPQLWVENKDFMIPATIFFPEPTIPLNVNLNTASVFELAGFKGMTIDSAQKLVKERDRLGYFQSVEQAKSLGLKL; from the coding sequence ATGACTTTGTCTCATGACATCAAGTATCTGGCCGTAACCGCCGGGCTATTACTTTTGGCATTTTCGGCATTTGCGCAGAGCCGGGACAGTCTTATATTCCCCGATCCCTCACATCAAATTGCCGTCGTCATTCAAGACACTTGCGACGATACGACTCTTTGCGGCAGACCGGCGCCCGATTCCGACCCGACCGCCCGAGCCATTTTGGAGCAACTACAGTTTCCCTATCATAAATCCGTTATTGCCGTCAGCCAGTGTCTGAGAAATTTCTCGGGAGATACCGCTGGCCCCAATGTCCTGTTTCTCTCAAGCAATGAAGGTGGGTATCCGCGAACCGGCCTGATTCTTGAAGAAGGCGCCATGAAGTATTTATATCCTCATCTCAACTTTGTCGATTTGGTGCTTGACCAGAATCGGCTGAATGATGGGGCTCTTTCTATCTACTCCCATGAGTTGGGGCATGTTATGATGAGCATAGTTGGTCTCGATTTTTCCTTCAGGCCGGACTCGAAACAGCATGTCAGTATGGGAATCACCGATTATGCCACGGCTTTCATGGAGGGGTGGGGGGAGCATTTCCAACGGCTGGCCTATGATAATGTGGAATTATATCATGCTCAATTCGATGCCCGGTTTCAGCCCGGACGCATTTTCAACCGTCTTTGGCACTCCAATCTCGATGAGGAACTGCGCGTGGACAATGTGTATGCGAATGGCTACATTTACCGCAAACTGCTTCCGGAAGTCGATACGGCGGAAATGTCTCTGGGACAGCTTATTTACTTAGAGCACACATCCCCTATTTTCGACCCCTGCCGGCTAAAGAGCGGACAGGCGATGCTTTCCTGCGAGGGAGTTTTGGCGACCCTGTTTTACCGTTTTGACACCGATTCACTTTTGACCAATAATTACAGGGATAGGGATTTTTATAACCGGTTTCTTCTCAAACCGCTTCCCGACGATGCTGATCCAAAGGCGGTTTTCTCCCCGCTCGAAAATGTCCTTTTGAAAAATGCCTATGTCTGGAATCTAATGAAAGATCGTGTGAACGACAGCACGGTCCCGATTATCGAATTTGTCAAAACCTGGGGCGAGGCGTTTCCTGATGAAAAAAGAAAGATCTTTTCCCTTTTTCTACTGACTACGATTGGAAAGACGGTGAACGACAATGTCGGCCAAATTTATGAGCAGACCGCCTATTTCGGCATGGTTGGAGATATAAAAAAATACCGCGAGTTGTCGTCACAATTTATGACGGCCTTCAGCGCCCTGCGCGACAGCGTCCTGGCCGGACAACTGGCGCTTGACGGCAATCTCGGACCGCAACTCTGGGTGGAAAACAAGGATTTCATGATTCCCGCCACGATCTTTTTCCCCGAACCGACCATCCCGCTCAATGTCAATCTCAATACCGCCTCGGTCTTTGAACTGGCCGGGTTCAAAGGGATGACTATCGACTCGGCGCAGAAGCTGGTCAAAGAGCGCGACCGCCTCGGATATTTTCAATCCGTAGAGCAGGCCAAATCGCTGGGGCTAAAATTGTAG
- the prmC gene encoding Release factor glutamine methyltransferase → MDERSFHGLLKGAEKRLKAAGIESATAEVEIILEYLLAVERIDIYLHGATLLDDETLGRFDKIIAERCTRRPLQYILGEMYFYGRKFLVSPAVMVPTPETEILCDLAIGYIRNEKLAAPKILDIGAGSGVIGVTMACEIPGAVVTALDISPEALQIAEQNAARMEVGERVQFVESDGFTALEKNLKFDLILSNPPYISEEEYRELPPEVLADPRIALTSGAEGLDFIKVIIERAPEFLMDKGRLMFEIGYNQAERVAQMTENDGRYRSIAIMRDLNDIDRVVILSI, encoded by the coding sequence ATGGATGAGCGGTCGTTCCATGGTCTTCTCAAAGGGGCCGAAAAGCGCCTAAAAGCCGCCGGAATTGAATCGGCCACGGCCGAAGTTGAAATCATCCTGGAATATCTTTTGGCCGTGGAAAGGATTGATATCTACCTTCACGGCGCAACCCTTCTGGACGATGAAACTCTGGGACGATTCGATAAAATAATCGCGGAGCGATGCACCCGTCGTCCCCTTCAATACATCCTTGGAGAAATGTATTTTTATGGACGAAAATTCCTCGTTTCCCCCGCCGTGATGGTACCGACCCCGGAAACCGAAATCCTGTGTGATCTGGCCATCGGCTATATCCGCAACGAAAAATTGGCGGCCCCGAAAATTCTCGATATCGGGGCCGGTTCCGGCGTCATTGGCGTAACCATGGCCTGCGAAATTCCGGGGGCCGTCGTGACGGCGCTCGATATTTCCCCGGAGGCCCTGCAGATTGCCGAGCAAAATGCCGCCAGAATGGAAGTGGGAGAGCGAGTTCAATTCGTGGAATCGGACGGTTTCACCGCCCTTGAAAAAAATTTGAAGTTCGACTTGATTTTGTCCAATCCGCCGTATATTTCTGAAGAGGAGTATCGGGAACTTCCGCCCGAGGTTCTGGCCGATCCCCGGATTGCCCTGACATCGGGAGCGGAAGGGCTCGATTTCATTAAGGTGATTATTGAGCGGGCGCCGGAGTTTCTCATGGATAAAGGTCGTTTAATGTTCGAAATCGGATATAACCAGGCGGAAAGGGTGGCCCAAATGACCGAAAATGACGGGCGCTACCGCTCTATCGCCATCATGCGGGACCTGAACGATATTGACCGGGTGGTGATATTAAGTATATGA